From Brachionichthys hirsutus isolate HB-005 chromosome 16, CSIRO-AGI_Bhir_v1, whole genome shotgun sequence, a single genomic window includes:
- the ccdc43 gene encoding coiled-coil domain-containing protein 43 — protein MRHTFTGDNKGPPGSHPQDPKEPKMAAPVSDAGEFESWLNCRLDSLGVDREVYAAYILGVLQEEEADEEKEEGLLGIFSAFLDEDAAEDVCKQIIKRWTDHCGRSAAEPDAGDAEVQAIASMMEKQAQIVVKHKEVSGESVKRKEVLLAQYANVTDEEDEAEEEEATGGVYLPGNDRSLFKNTNVEEVLNRQKQKRVQTREDAQKKKETDKMQRDKDKAAKQERKEKEKKRTQKGERKR, from the exons ATGAGACATACATTT acagGCGATAACAAAGGACCGCCCGGGAGTCACCCGCAGGACCCCAAGGAGCCAAAGATGGCTGCGCCCGTGTCGGACGCCGGGGAGTTTGAAAGCTGGCTGAACTGCCGCCTGGACTCGCTGGGCGTGGACCGTGAGGTGTACGCGGCGTACATTTTAGGAGTCTTACAAGAAGAGGAGGCCgacgaggagaaggaggaagggcTTCTGGGGATCTTCTCCGCCTTTTTG GACGAGGACGCCGCTGAAGATGTCTGCAAACAGATCATCAAACGGTGGACGGACCACTGCGGCAGATCCGCAGCTGAACCGGACGCCGGTGACG CTGAAGTCCAGGCCATCGCCAGCATGATGGAGAAACAAGCCCAGATCGTGGTGAAACACAAGGAGGTGTCCGGGGAGTcggtgaagaggaaggaggtgcTCCTCGCTCAATACGCCAACGTGACCGATGAAGAGGA CgaagctgaagaagaggaggcgacgGGTGGAGTTTACCTGCCTGGGAATGATAGGT CTCTGTTCAAGAACACCAACGTGGAGGAGGTGCTGAACAGACAGAAGCAGAAGCGGGTCCAGACTCGCGAAGACgctcagaagaagaaggagacggACAAGATGCAGCGGGACAAGGACAAAGCGGCCAAacaagagaggaaggagaaggagaagaagcgcACGCAGAAAGGCGAGCGCAAAAGATGA
- the fzd2 gene encoding frizzled-2, whose translation MSFCKSSLVALLLPLLIPAQNQGENGIVVPDHGFCQPISIPLCTDIAYNQTIMPNLVGHYNQEDAGLEVHQFYPLVKVQCSPELKFFLCSMYAPVCTVLEKAIPPCRSICERAKQGCEALMNKFGFQWPDRLRCENFPVLGDGQICVGQNHSRPATVPTAVAAPDTPPPTQGRPFQCPAVLRVPPYLNYNFLDEKDCAAPCEPSRSGGNLFFSDKEIRFSRVWILVWSVLCCASTLFTVTTYLVDMQRFRYPERPIIFLSGCYTMVSVAYIAGYFLGDRVVCNDSFGPDGFRTIVQGTKKEGCTILFMMLYFFSMASSIWWVILSLTWFLAAGMKWGHEAIEANSQYFHLAAWAVPAAKTISVLAIGQIEGDVLSGVCFVSLGNADPLRGFVLAPLFVYLFIGTSFLLAGFVSLFRIRTIMKHDGSKTEKLERLMVRIGVFSVLYTVPATIVIACFFYEQAFRARWERSWVGHNCRSLAIPCPAAQGGPRMTPDFTVYMIKYLMTLIVGITSGFWIWSGKTLHSWHKFYTRLASGKRGETTV comes from the coding sequence ATGAGTTTTTGTAAAAGTTCGCTTGTTGCGCTCCTGCTGCCTCTGTTGATACCAGCCCAGAACCAGGGCGAGAACGGAATAGTCGTCCCGGATCACGGATTCTGCCAGCCCATTTCAATCCCCCTGTGCACGGACATCGCCTACAACCAAACCATCATGCCGAACTTAGTGGGCCACTACAACCAGGAGGACGCGGGGCTCGAGGTGCACCAGTTCTACCCCCTCGTGAAGGTACAGTGCTCCCCGGAGCTGAAATTCTTCCTGTGTTCCATGTACGCGCCCGTGTGCACGGTCCTGGAGAAGGCCATCCCTCCCTGCAGGTCGATCTGCGAGCGCGCAAAGCAGGGCTGCGAGGCGCTCATGAACAAGTTCGGCTTCCAGTGGCCGGACCGCCTGCGCTGCGAGAACTTCCCCGTGCTGGGGGACGGCCAGATCTGCGTGGGGCAAAACCACTCGAGGCCGGCCACCGTGCCGACCGCCGTGGCTGCCCCGGACACCCCGCCCCCCACGCAAGGGAGGCCCTTCCAGTGCCCGGCCGTGCTCAGAGTCCCCCCCTATTTGAACTATAACTTTTTGGATGAGAAGGATTGCGCGGCTCCGTGCGAGCCGTCGCGGAGCGGCGGGAACCTGTTCTTCAGCGACAAAGAGATCCGCTTCTCCCGCGTCTGGATCCTGGTCTGGTCCGTGCTGTGCTGCGCCTCCACCTTGTTCACGGTGACCACCTACCTGGTGGACATGCAGCGCTTCCGGTACCCGGAGCGGcccatcatcttcctctccggCTGCTACACCATGGTCTCCGTGGCCTACATCGCCGGCTACTTCCTGGGGGACCGGGTGGTGTGCAACGACAGCTTCGGCCCGGACGGGTTCCGAACCATCGTCCAGGGCACCAAGAAGGAAGGCTGCACCATCCTCTTCATGATGCTCTACTTCTTCAGCATGGCCAGCTCCATCTGGTGGGTCATCCTGTCGCTCACCTGGTTCCTGGCGGCGGGCATGAAGTGGGGCCACGAGGCCATCGAGGCCAACTCGCAGTATTTCCACCTGGCGGCCTGGGCGGTGCCGGCGGCGAAGACCATCAGCGTCCTGGCCATCGGTCAGATCGAGGGCGACGTGCTCAGCGGCGTCTGCTTCGTCAGCCTGGGCAACGCGGACCCCCTCCGAGGCTTCGTGCTGGCGCCGCTCTTCGTCTACCTCTTCATCGGCACCTCGTTCCTGCTGGCGGGCTTCGTGTCGCTGTTCCGGATCCGCACCATCATGAAGCACGACGGCTCCAAGACGGAGAAGCTGGAGCGCCTGATGGTGCGGatcggcgtgttcagcgtgctCTACACCGTCCCGGCCACCATCGTCATCGCCTGCTTCTTCTACGAGCAGGCCTTCCGCGCCCGCTGGGAACGCAGCTGGGTCGGCCACAACTGCAGGAGCCTGGCGATCCCCTGTCCCGCCGCGCAGGGGGGCCCCCGCATGACCCCGGACTTCACCGTTTACATGATCAAGTACCTGATGACGCTGATCGTGGGGATCACCTCCGGCTTCTGGATCTGGTCCGGGAAGACTCTGCACTCCTGGCACAAGTTCTACACGAGGCTGGCGAGCGGCAAACGCGGAGAGACCACCGTGTAG